From Amyelois transitella isolate CPQ chromosome 4, ilAmyTran1.1, whole genome shotgun sequence, one genomic window encodes:
- the LOC106140296 gene encoding PHD finger protein 20 isoform X3 produces the protein MVLKKCSIRNCISCSTRKEDIGVTYHKYPKDESLREAWAEVTHIKISEIQLTSFVCSRHFRKSDFQIYKDSKYVLKSDSIPSIFPWVTMDSDETRVDYKGTGSEVDMAECKEGVTESVTDNAIIDPDDEQKEIKALNTSKESDGENLDAIRKYIEEQEKEIQELSSQGKQKIGQQKTDDVKENKTSTEETMDVASSMMDMILSESEARIEKKGSSDLKGLSPSDKGSMSLSVGSHVEAKDFSEYWYPAEIVEVDYDEMEVLVRYDNPTKRHDEWISVSSPRLRPQGSAPNTPVGTPQTSNPLNEAPGTTTSEPDPVIEIKEESKEDKVKVTYVVGERCLARWRDNRRFIATITKDLGDGRYEIAFDDGFQWKCSVSRLYKYKDNISIDTGSVTPSTSVPSPIQHGAGPSTATLPYHTHLFDPNRDYLGSKSERREMKRKLNIKEIFNIGQKKRKKMPEEKPPKVTPPKVATPKVAPPKKPKTEKRKISSTPAETVKKSTGDVPEAVASIIGTVNQEQSVKVEEKDNLDSDAPESVPSIPVKEANDVKSKVEDIVNNKSAESPNISPIPENEEVDVDMKFDNETTTEKNACVDNESFTSETIDDKSPLVKNETSVIETKTEKEADHKDVNETIKTENSIIAKTEQIESSPSIIPDGEVMFEKFEKQDEVKHEEVIDKIKEVITKIEDDLNKVEVCSPKVEIKDEIKTEDVKEVVKEKNKKKGKKLRLLQEKKVKKQVEKVKNELEVMKRQVEEMRKQMLMKEADGPLQMPESFLLPGEWCCKWVNGQPVGKVCELETEPREGAKIGLPRRSVQVEDKRLPEGWTKHMVRRSLGHSAGKWDVVLVSPDNRRFHTKTDMRNYLENNPSEHLKEYEHALMDFGVHLKLSRRMGWFTNTPGGTDDIPVVTLPAGTLISTSPLVKRRKLGLKRPHPIKGKEKKKLKLARSKTSGHRPAADSLAATGSTGGDYSGVDAAELLPPDDPPLEDGYVYVGSLKVQIIDNLLRCPAEGCFKNFRNNTLIKMHIKHYHRELRKMLGRTPKVADLASARALPTDVPTPRGREPELKTIKVKISRLPKKEEPKVEVKTEIETPTTPVKDFDIPKQDSPKLRHALSNKPVRRPKVLLPVRRVEPDYEPVEEMVVDDSISEPINLIDPQDFEAAISTHTVTKPVNFEKKVISDDDEWYAMNSDMETQSSFPRSGSPDSKSMDQKPVSSESNEEQQKMDMYTYTENGERIKIVHMKREEIINCHCGFREEDGLMVQCELCLCWQHALCHNIQKESEVPEKYTCSICLNPRRGRRSKRFLHDQDRLYEGLLPGARPCENLRRSHELSGNLLRIQDALHALQVKYHVAVKKDHPKLYLWAKDWDTGDISLTQERLNSEYSDLNIMINTIGKENMRVSDLNHSMDMDHDSVVRSSQPVLLSGLLSSPGDRALELPISTAELEKLAKTVQEQEMPRGPQPEAAIENGPCRERLLRHIQRCQAIIDARLDSIEAQVAELESQDPSFEDDETADYFPRTKQTIQMLMRDLDTMEELGAT, from the exons ATGGTCCTGAAAAAATGTAGTATACGAAACTGTATATCATGTTCAACTAGAAAGGAGGATATTGGTGTAACTTAtcacaaatatccaaaagATGAATCCCTGCGTGAGGCTTGGGCTGAGGTTACTCACATTAAAATCAGTGAAATACAACTGACGTCGTTTGTTTGCTCGCGACATTTCCGCAAAAGCGatttccaaatttataaggATTCTAAATATGTCCTAAAGTcag atTCCATACCGTCTATATTTCCATGGGTAACAATGGATTCTGACGAAACTAGAGTTGATTATAAAGGCACTGGAAGTGAAGTAGATATGGCTGAATGTAAAGAAGGAGTGACTGAAAGTGTAACAGATAATGCCATTATTGATCCTGATGATGaacagaaagaaataaaagccCTTAACACTAGTAAAGAATCAGATGGAGAGAATTTGGATGCCATCAGAAAGTACATAGAGGAACAAGAGAAAGAAATACAGGAACTAAGTTCTCAGGGCAAACAAAAAATTGGACAACAAAAAACTGATGAtgtcaaggaaaataagaccAGTACAGAGGAGACAATGGATGTAGCATCAAGTATGATGGATATGATATTGAGTGAGTCGGAAGCGAGAATAGAAAAGAAGGGTAGTTCAGACCTGAAAGGCTTGTCACCTTCGGATAAAG gGAGCATGTCTCTATCAGTGGGTTCTCATGTTGAAGCTAAAGATTTTAGTGAGTACTGGTACCCAGCTGAAATTGTGGAAGTAGATTATGATGAGATGGAGGTACTTGTGCGTTATGACAACCCAACTAAGAG ACATGATGAATGGATAAGCGTTAGCAGCCCTCGTCTAAGACCTCAGGGTTCAGCACCAAATACCCCAGTAGGTACTCCTCAGACCAGCAATCCTCTTAATGAAGCTCCAGGTACCACAACTTCTGAACCTGATCCGGTTATAGAAATCAAGGAGGAGTCTAAAGAGGATAAAGTAAAAGTCACTTATGTGGTTGGAGAGAGGTGCCTGGCACGTTGGAGAGACAATAGGAGATTTATCGCGACTATTACCAAGGACTTAGGAGatg GTCGTTACGAGATCGCATTCGACGACGGTTTTCAATGGAAATGCTCTGTATCGAGATTATACAAATACAAGgacaatataagtatagatacaGGTTCCGTTACTCCCAGTACATCAGTTCCATCTCCGATCCAACACGGGGCTGGTCCGAGCACCGCAACATTACCATACCATACACATTTGTTCGACCCTAACCGCGATTATTTAGGTTCAAAAAGCGAGAGGCGCGAAATGAAACGAAAGTTGAATATAAAAGAGATATTCAATATTGGGCAAAAGAAAAGGAAGAAAATGCCTGAAGAAAAACCACCGAAAGTAACGCCGCCGAAGGTAGCCACGCCCAAGGTGGCGCCGCCGAAGAAACCAAAGACAGAGAAAAGGAAAATTTCTTCAACACCGGCTGAAACTGTTAAAAAATCAACAGGTGATGTTCCAG AGGCTGTAGCTTCAATAATCGGAACAGTTAATCAGGAACAGTCAGTTAAAGTCGAGGAGAAAGATAACTTAGATTCCGATGCTCCTGAATCTGTGCCTTCTATTCCGGTTAAAGAAGCTAATGATGTTAAATCTAAAGTTGAGgatattgttaataataaatcagcAGAATCTCCCAATATTAGTCCTATACCTGAAAATGAAGAAGTTGATGTCGATATGAAATTTGATAATGAGACAACAACTGAAAAGAATGCATGTGTTGATAATGAGTCATTCACTAGTGAAACTATCGATGATAAATCACCATTAGTTAAAAACGAAACATCAGTTATTGAAACCAAAACTGAAAAAGAAGCTGATCATAAAGATGTCAATGAGACAATAAAAACCGAAAATTCAATAATTGCCAAGACTGAACAAATTGAAAGTTCACCAAGTATA ATACCCGATGGagaagtgatgtttgaaaagTTCGAGAAGCAAGACGAAGTGAAACACGAGGAGGTCATAGACAAAATTAAAGAGgtcattacaaaaatagagGATGATTTGAACAAAGTTGAAGTATGTTCGCCGAAAGTCGAGATCAAAGATGAGATTAAAACGGAGGATGTAAAAGAGGTAgtgaaagagaaaaataagaagaagGGTAAAAAATTGAGGTTGTTGCAGGAGAAGAAAGTGAAGAAGCAAGTGGAGAAGGTGAAGAATGAGTTGGAGGTGATGAAGCGGCAGGTGGAAGAGATGAGGAAGCAGATGTTGATGAAGGAGGCAGATGGGCCGTTGCAGATGCCGGAAAGTTTCCTTCTGCCGGGTGAGTGGTGCTGCAAATGGGTGAACGGCCAGCCGGTGGGGAAAGTATGCGAGCTGGAAACGGAGCCCCGGGAAGGAGCTAAAATAGGACTGCCGAGAAGAAGTGTGCAG GTTGAGGATAAACGTTTACCTGAAGGCTGGACTAAGCACATGGTACGCAGGAGTCTGGGACATTCAGCAGGGAAATGGGATGTCGTTTTAGTTAG tccCGACAACCGCCGATTCCATACGAAGACTGACATGCGTAACTATTTGGAGAACAATCCTAGCGAACATCTGAAGGAATATGAGCATGCGTTGATGGACTTCGGGGTTCACCTCAAGCTGTCTCGAAGAATGGGCTGGTTTACTAACACACCTG GTGGAACTGATGACATCCCTGTAGTGACTCTTCCCGCTGGGACGCTAATCAGCACGTCGCCGTTAGTGAAACGCAGGAAATTGGGGCTCAAGAGGCCTCATCCGATCAAAGGAAAGGAGAAGAAGAAGCTGAAACTAGCGCGATCCAAGACTTCGGGTCAT cGTCCTGCAGCAGATAGTCTCGCGGCGACGGGTTCAACTGGTGGCGACTATAGCGGGGTGGACGCGGCTGAGCTCCTCCCGCCGGACGATCCGCCTTTAGAAGATGGCTATG TATATGTCGGCTCACTAAAAGTGCAAATCATTGACAACCTCCTCCGCTGCCCGGCAGAGGGTTGCTTCAAAAACTTTCGTAACAATACTCTCATAAAAATGCACATAAAGCATTACCACAGGGAACTGCGAAAGATGTTGGGCAGGACGCCCAAAGTGGCCGATTTGGCGAGCGCCCGAGCCTTGCCAACTGATGTACCCACCCCAAGAGGCAGAGAACCAGAATTGAAAACGATTAAAGTCAAAATTTCAAGGCTACCAAAGAAAGAGGAGCCTAAAGTAGAAGTGAAAACGGAAATAGAAACACCAACAACTCCAGTCAAAGATTTTGATATACCAAAACAGGACTCGCCCAAATTAAGGCATGCCTTAAGCAATAAACCAGTAAGAAGGCCCAAAGTATTATTACCGGTTCGAAGAGTTGAACCGGACTACGAGCCGGTTGAAGAAATGGTGGTAGATGACTCAATATCGGAACCTATAAATTTGATCGATCCGCAAGATTTTGAAGCGGCTATATCAACACATACGGTTACCAAGCCagttaattttgaaaagaaagttataagtgatgatgatgaatggTATGCTATGAATTCAGATATGGAGACTCAGTCGAGTTTCCCAAGGTCAGGGAGTCCCGACTCCAAGAGTATGGATCAGAAACCAGTATCGTCAGAGTCTAATGAGGAACAACAGAAGATGGATATGTACACGTACACCGAAA ACGGAGAACGCATAAAGATCGTTCATATGAAGCGGGAGGAGATCATAAACTGCCACTGCGGGTTCCGCGAGGAGGACGGGCTGATGGTGCAGTGCGAGCTGTGTCTGTGTTGGCAACACGCGCTGTGCCACAACATTCAGAAGGAGTCTGAG GTACCAGAAAAATACACGTGCAGCATATGCCTTAACCCGCGCCGTGGTCGTCGCTCCAAGCGTTTCCTCCACGACCAGGACCGACTTTACGAAGGTCTCTTGCCAGGGGCCAGACCTTGCGAGAACTTGAGACGGTCTCACGAACTGTCCGGGAACCTGTTGAGAATCCAGGATGCTCTCCATGCGCTACAAGTCAAGTACCACGTCGCCGT GAAGAAAGACCACCCTAAACTCTATTTATGGGCCAAGGACTGGGACACGGGCGACATTAGCCTGACCCAGGAGCGCCTCAACTCCGAGTACTCCGACCTCAACATCATGATCAACACCATCGGCAAGGAGAACATGAGGGTCAGTGACCTCAACCACTCGATGGACATGGATCATGACAG TGTTGTCAGATCGAGTCAGCCTGTTTTGCTGAGCGGGTTGCTGTCCAGCCCGGGAGACAGGGCTTTGGAGTTACCCATCTCTACTGCGGAGCTGGAGAAATTGGCCAAGACCGTACAAG aaCAAGAGATGCCCCGTGGTCCTCAGCCCGAGGCGGCCATAGAGAATGGGCCGTGTCGCGAGCGGTTGTTGCGTCACATACAGCGCTGCCAGGCCATTATTGATGCGAGACTAGACTCCATTGAAGCTCAAGTCGCAG AGCTCGAATCTCAAGATCCATCATTCGAAGACGACGAGACAGCGGATTATTTCCCGCGCACAAAGCAGACCATTCAGATGCTCATGAGAGATCTGGACACCATGGAGGAACTTGGTGCCACTTGA
- the LOC106140296 gene encoding PHD finger protein 20 isoform X1: protein MDSDETRVDYKGTGSEVDMAECKEGVTESVTDNAIIDPDDEQKEIKALNTSKESDGENLDAIRKYIEEQEKEIQELSSQGKQKIGQQKTDDVKENKTSTEETMDVASSMMDMILSESEARIEKKGSSDLKGLSPSDKGSMSLSVGSHVEAKDFSEYWYPAEIVEVDYDEMEVLVRYDNPTKRHDEWISVSSPRLRPQGSAPNTPVGTPQTSNPLNEAPGTTTSEPDPVIEIKEESKEDKVKVTYVVGERCLARWRDNRRFIATITKDLGDGRYEIAFDDGFQWKCSVSRLYKYKDNISIDTGSVTPSTSVPSPIQHGAGPSTATLPYHTHLFDPNRDYLGSKSERREMKRKLNIKEIFNIGQKKRKKMPEEKPPKVTPPKVATPKVAPPKKPKTEKRKISSTPAETVKKSTGDVPEAVASIIGTVNQEQSVKVEEKDNLDSDAPESVPSIPVKEANDVKSKVEDIVNNKSAESPNISPIPENEEVDVDMKFDNETTTEKNACVDNESFTSETIDDKSPLVKNETSVIETKTEKEADHKDVNETIKTENSIIAKTEQIESSPSIIPDGEVMFEKFEKQDEVKHEEVIDKIKEVITKIEDDLNKVEVCSPKVEIKDEIKTEDVKEVVKEKNKKKGKKLRLLQEKKVKKQVEKVKNELEVMKRQVEEMRKQMLMKEADGPLQMPESFLLPGEWCCKWVNGQPVGKVCELETEPREGAKIGLPRRSVQVEDKRLPEGWTKHMVRRSLGHSAGKWDVVLVSPDNRRFHTKTDMRNYLENNPSEHLKEYEHALMDFGVHLKLSRRMGWFTNTPGGTDDIPVVTLPAGTLISTSPLVKRRKLGLKRPHPIKGKEKKKLKLARSKTSGHRPAADSLAATGSTGGDYSGVDAAELLPPDDPPLEDGYVYVGSLKVQIIDNLLRCPAEGCFKNFRNNTLIKMHIKHYHRELRKMLGRTPKVADLASARALPTDVPTPRGREPELKTIKVKISRLPKKEEPKVEVKTEIETPTTPVKDFDIPKQDSPKLRHALSNKPVRRPKVLLPVRRVEPDYEPVEEMVVDDSISEPINLIDPQDFEAAISTHTVTKPVNFEKKVISDDDEWYAMNSDMETQSSFPRSGSPDSKSMDQKPVSSESNEEQQKMDMYTYTENGERIKIVHMKREEIINCHCGFREEDGLMVQCELCLCWQHALCHNIQKESEVPEKYTCSICLNPRRGRRSKRFLHDQDRLYEGLLPGARPCENLRRSHELSGNLLRIQDALHALQVKYHVAVKKDHPKLYLWAKDWDTGDISLTQERLNSEYSDLNIMINTIGKENMRVSDLNHSMDMDHDSVVRSSQPVLLSGLLSSPGDRALELPISTAELEKLAKTVQEQEMPRGPQPEAAIENGPCRERLLRHIQRCQAIIDARLDSIEAQVAELESQDPSFEDDETADYFPRTKQTIQMLMRDLDTMEELGAT from the exons ATGGATTCTGACGAAACTAGAGTTGATTATAAAGGCACTGGAAGTGAAGTAGATATGGCTGAATGTAAAGAAGGAGTGACTGAAAGTGTAACAGATAATGCCATTATTGATCCTGATGATGaacagaaagaaataaaagccCTTAACACTAGTAAAGAATCAGATGGAGAGAATTTGGATGCCATCAGAAAGTACATAGAGGAACAAGAGAAAGAAATACAGGAACTAAGTTCTCAGGGCAAACAAAAAATTGGACAACAAAAAACTGATGAtgtcaaggaaaataagaccAGTACAGAGGAGACAATGGATGTAGCATCAAGTATGATGGATATGATATTGAGTGAGTCGGAAGCGAGAATAGAAAAGAAGGGTAGTTCAGACCTGAAAGGCTTGTCACCTTCGGATAAAG gGAGCATGTCTCTATCAGTGGGTTCTCATGTTGAAGCTAAAGATTTTAGTGAGTACTGGTACCCAGCTGAAATTGTGGAAGTAGATTATGATGAGATGGAGGTACTTGTGCGTTATGACAACCCAACTAAGAG ACATGATGAATGGATAAGCGTTAGCAGCCCTCGTCTAAGACCTCAGGGTTCAGCACCAAATACCCCAGTAGGTACTCCTCAGACCAGCAATCCTCTTAATGAAGCTCCAGGTACCACAACTTCTGAACCTGATCCGGTTATAGAAATCAAGGAGGAGTCTAAAGAGGATAAAGTAAAAGTCACTTATGTGGTTGGAGAGAGGTGCCTGGCACGTTGGAGAGACAATAGGAGATTTATCGCGACTATTACCAAGGACTTAGGAGatg GTCGTTACGAGATCGCATTCGACGACGGTTTTCAATGGAAATGCTCTGTATCGAGATTATACAAATACAAGgacaatataagtatagatacaGGTTCCGTTACTCCCAGTACATCAGTTCCATCTCCGATCCAACACGGGGCTGGTCCGAGCACCGCAACATTACCATACCATACACATTTGTTCGACCCTAACCGCGATTATTTAGGTTCAAAAAGCGAGAGGCGCGAAATGAAACGAAAGTTGAATATAAAAGAGATATTCAATATTGGGCAAAAGAAAAGGAAGAAAATGCCTGAAGAAAAACCACCGAAAGTAACGCCGCCGAAGGTAGCCACGCCCAAGGTGGCGCCGCCGAAGAAACCAAAGACAGAGAAAAGGAAAATTTCTTCAACACCGGCTGAAACTGTTAAAAAATCAACAGGTGATGTTCCAG AGGCTGTAGCTTCAATAATCGGAACAGTTAATCAGGAACAGTCAGTTAAAGTCGAGGAGAAAGATAACTTAGATTCCGATGCTCCTGAATCTGTGCCTTCTATTCCGGTTAAAGAAGCTAATGATGTTAAATCTAAAGTTGAGgatattgttaataataaatcagcAGAATCTCCCAATATTAGTCCTATACCTGAAAATGAAGAAGTTGATGTCGATATGAAATTTGATAATGAGACAACAACTGAAAAGAATGCATGTGTTGATAATGAGTCATTCACTAGTGAAACTATCGATGATAAATCACCATTAGTTAAAAACGAAACATCAGTTATTGAAACCAAAACTGAAAAAGAAGCTGATCATAAAGATGTCAATGAGACAATAAAAACCGAAAATTCAATAATTGCCAAGACTGAACAAATTGAAAGTTCACCAAGTATA ATACCCGATGGagaagtgatgtttgaaaagTTCGAGAAGCAAGACGAAGTGAAACACGAGGAGGTCATAGACAAAATTAAAGAGgtcattacaaaaatagagGATGATTTGAACAAAGTTGAAGTATGTTCGCCGAAAGTCGAGATCAAAGATGAGATTAAAACGGAGGATGTAAAAGAGGTAgtgaaagagaaaaataagaagaagGGTAAAAAATTGAGGTTGTTGCAGGAGAAGAAAGTGAAGAAGCAAGTGGAGAAGGTGAAGAATGAGTTGGAGGTGATGAAGCGGCAGGTGGAAGAGATGAGGAAGCAGATGTTGATGAAGGAGGCAGATGGGCCGTTGCAGATGCCGGAAAGTTTCCTTCTGCCGGGTGAGTGGTGCTGCAAATGGGTGAACGGCCAGCCGGTGGGGAAAGTATGCGAGCTGGAAACGGAGCCCCGGGAAGGAGCTAAAATAGGACTGCCGAGAAGAAGTGTGCAG GTTGAGGATAAACGTTTACCTGAAGGCTGGACTAAGCACATGGTACGCAGGAGTCTGGGACATTCAGCAGGGAAATGGGATGTCGTTTTAGTTAG tccCGACAACCGCCGATTCCATACGAAGACTGACATGCGTAACTATTTGGAGAACAATCCTAGCGAACATCTGAAGGAATATGAGCATGCGTTGATGGACTTCGGGGTTCACCTCAAGCTGTCTCGAAGAATGGGCTGGTTTACTAACACACCTG GTGGAACTGATGACATCCCTGTAGTGACTCTTCCCGCTGGGACGCTAATCAGCACGTCGCCGTTAGTGAAACGCAGGAAATTGGGGCTCAAGAGGCCTCATCCGATCAAAGGAAAGGAGAAGAAGAAGCTGAAACTAGCGCGATCCAAGACTTCGGGTCAT cGTCCTGCAGCAGATAGTCTCGCGGCGACGGGTTCAACTGGTGGCGACTATAGCGGGGTGGACGCGGCTGAGCTCCTCCCGCCGGACGATCCGCCTTTAGAAGATGGCTATG TATATGTCGGCTCACTAAAAGTGCAAATCATTGACAACCTCCTCCGCTGCCCGGCAGAGGGTTGCTTCAAAAACTTTCGTAACAATACTCTCATAAAAATGCACATAAAGCATTACCACAGGGAACTGCGAAAGATGTTGGGCAGGACGCCCAAAGTGGCCGATTTGGCGAGCGCCCGAGCCTTGCCAACTGATGTACCCACCCCAAGAGGCAGAGAACCAGAATTGAAAACGATTAAAGTCAAAATTTCAAGGCTACCAAAGAAAGAGGAGCCTAAAGTAGAAGTGAAAACGGAAATAGAAACACCAACAACTCCAGTCAAAGATTTTGATATACCAAAACAGGACTCGCCCAAATTAAGGCATGCCTTAAGCAATAAACCAGTAAGAAGGCCCAAAGTATTATTACCGGTTCGAAGAGTTGAACCGGACTACGAGCCGGTTGAAGAAATGGTGGTAGATGACTCAATATCGGAACCTATAAATTTGATCGATCCGCAAGATTTTGAAGCGGCTATATCAACACATACGGTTACCAAGCCagttaattttgaaaagaaagttataagtgatgatgatgaatggTATGCTATGAATTCAGATATGGAGACTCAGTCGAGTTTCCCAAGGTCAGGGAGTCCCGACTCCAAGAGTATGGATCAGAAACCAGTATCGTCAGAGTCTAATGAGGAACAACAGAAGATGGATATGTACACGTACACCGAAA ACGGAGAACGCATAAAGATCGTTCATATGAAGCGGGAGGAGATCATAAACTGCCACTGCGGGTTCCGCGAGGAGGACGGGCTGATGGTGCAGTGCGAGCTGTGTCTGTGTTGGCAACACGCGCTGTGCCACAACATTCAGAAGGAGTCTGAG GTACCAGAAAAATACACGTGCAGCATATGCCTTAACCCGCGCCGTGGTCGTCGCTCCAAGCGTTTCCTCCACGACCAGGACCGACTTTACGAAGGTCTCTTGCCAGGGGCCAGACCTTGCGAGAACTTGAGACGGTCTCACGAACTGTCCGGGAACCTGTTGAGAATCCAGGATGCTCTCCATGCGCTACAAGTCAAGTACCACGTCGCCGT GAAGAAAGACCACCCTAAACTCTATTTATGGGCCAAGGACTGGGACACGGGCGACATTAGCCTGACCCAGGAGCGCCTCAACTCCGAGTACTCCGACCTCAACATCATGATCAACACCATCGGCAAGGAGAACATGAGGGTCAGTGACCTCAACCACTCGATGGACATGGATCATGACAG TGTTGTCAGATCGAGTCAGCCTGTTTTGCTGAGCGGGTTGCTGTCCAGCCCGGGAGACAGGGCTTTGGAGTTACCCATCTCTACTGCGGAGCTGGAGAAATTGGCCAAGACCGTACAAG aaCAAGAGATGCCCCGTGGTCCTCAGCCCGAGGCGGCCATAGAGAATGGGCCGTGTCGCGAGCGGTTGTTGCGTCACATACAGCGCTGCCAGGCCATTATTGATGCGAGACTAGACTCCATTGAAGCTCAAGTCGCAG AGCTCGAATCTCAAGATCCATCATTCGAAGACGACGAGACAGCGGATTATTTCCCGCGCACAAAGCAGACCATTCAGATGCTCATGAGAGATCTGGACACCATGGAGGAACTTGGTGCCACTTGA